A window of the Parabacteroides merdae ATCC 43184 genome harbors these coding sequences:
- the kdpA gene encoding potassium-transporting ATPase subunit KdpA: MNTEILGVALQILLLIVISYPLGKHIAKVYKEGNDCMRFMAPIERFIYKLAGINPNEEMDWKVFLKSLLIINVFWFFWGMILLVSQGYLPLNPDGNSGQSPDLAFNTCISFMVNCNLQHYSGESGLTYFTQLFVIMLFQFITAATGMAAMAGIMKSMAAKTTKTIGNFWHYLVISCTRILFPMSLIVGFILILEGTPMGFESKMTIPTLEGSEQTVSQGPTAAIVPIKQLGTNGGGYFGVNSSHPLENPTYLTNIIECWSILIIPMALVFALGFYLKRKKLGYVIYGVMLFAYLLGVFCNVHYEMAGNPKIDEMGIDQSCGAMEGKETRLGPGATALWSVTTTVTSNGSVNGMHDSTMPLSGMVEMLNMQINTWFGGVGVGFMNYYAFLIIAVFISGLMVGRTPEFLGKKVEAREMKIATIVSLAHPFVILIFTAISSYVWVYCPGFVESEGGWLNNPGFHGFSEMLYEYTSSSANNGSGFEGLGDNTYFWNYTCGLALIISRYLPIVGQVAIAGLLANKKYTPESAGTLKTDTVTFGVMTFCVIVIVAALSFFPAQTLGPIAEYFSIY; encoded by the coding sequence ATGAACACAGAAATTTTAGGTGTAGCATTGCAGATATTGCTGCTGATAGTTATCAGCTATCCATTAGGAAAGCATATCGCCAAGGTGTACAAGGAGGGAAATGATTGTATGCGTTTCATGGCTCCGATTGAAAGATTTATTTACAAACTGGCGGGTATCAACCCCAACGAAGAGATGGATTGGAAGGTATTCCTGAAATCTCTGCTTATTATAAACGTATTTTGGTTCTTCTGGGGTATGATCCTGTTGGTATCGCAAGGATATCTTCCTTTGAACCCCGATGGAAATAGCGGACAAAGTCCGGACTTGGCGTTCAATACGTGTATTAGTTTTATGGTTAACTGTAACTTGCAGCACTATAGCGGAGAAAGCGGTTTGACTTATTTTACCCAGTTGTTCGTCATCATGTTGTTCCAGTTCATCACTGCTGCGACAGGTATGGCAGCCATGGCTGGTATTATGAAATCGATGGCAGCCAAAACAACTAAAACAATCGGTAACTTCTGGCACTATTTAGTGATCAGCTGTACACGTATCCTTTTCCCGATGTCTCTGATCGTAGGTTTTATTTTGATCCTGGAGGGTACACCAATGGGCTTCGAGTCTAAAATGACAATCCCGACATTGGAAGGATCTGAACAAACTGTTTCACAAGGACCTACAGCTGCAATTGTTCCGATTAAACAGTTAGGTACGAATGGTGGTGGTTATTTCGGAGTAAACTCTTCTCACCCTTTGGAAAACCCGACTTATCTGACCAATATTATAGAATGCTGGTCTATTCTAATCATTCCAATGGCATTGGTATTTGCTTTGGGATTTTATTTGAAACGTAAAAAGTTAGGTTATGTGATCTACGGCGTGATGCTGTTTGCTTATCTTTTGGGAGTATTCTGTAACGTTCACTATGAGATGGCAGGTAATCCGAAAATTGACGAGATGGGTATTGACCAGTCTTGCGGTGCTATGGAAGGTAAGGAAACCCGTCTGGGTCCGGGTGCAACCGCTTTGTGGTCTGTGACTACGACTGTCACTTCTAATGGCTCCGTTAACGGTATGCACGACAGTACAATGCCTCTTTCCGGTATGGTCGAGATGTTGAACATGCAGATCAATACATGGTTCGGTGGTGTCGGTGTAGGTTTCATGAACTACTATGCATTCCTGATCATTGCCGTATTCATCAGCGGTTTGATGGTCGGACGTACACCGGAATTTCTTGGTAAGAAGGTTGAGGCTCGGGAAATGAAGATCGCTACGATCGTATCATTAGCTCACCCGTTCGTTATCTTGATCTTTACCGCAATTTCCAGCTATGTGTGGGTATATTGTCCGGGCTTTGTTGAGAGTGAAGGCGGTTGGTTAAACAACCCCGGTTTCCATGGTTTCAGTGAAATGCTATATGAATATACCTCTTCTTCCGCTAACAACGGTTCCGGTTTCGAAGGATTAGGTGACAACACCTATTTTTGGAACTATACTTGCGGTTTGGCGTTGATCATTTCACGTTATTTACCAATTGTCGGACAGGTTGCTATCGCAGGTCTATTGGCAAACAAGAAATATACTCCAGAAAGTGCGGGTACATTGAAGACCGATACCGTTACATTCGGTGTGATGACATTCTGCGTAATCGTGATCGTAGCCGCATTGTCATTCTTCCCTGCACAAACATTAGGCCCGATCGCTGAATATTTTAGTATTTACTAA
- a CDS encoding site-specific integrase: MAMQRNYFTILFLIKKSKLLKNGEAPICMRITVNGQRAEIQIKRSVDISKWNSQKECAIGKERKSMELNHYLDTVRMKVLQIHRELEQDGKPITADVLKRRYYGEGDSPKMLLEVFQEHNRKYRELMGKVYVAGTVLRYERTARYLGELLQKEYRMNDIPLKEINHEFIARFEHYVKTEKSCAQNATVKYLKNFKKIIKVALVNKWITDDPFLEIHFKQTKTNRAFLTEEELNILLKKEFTIPRLQTVRDIFVFCALTGLAFTDVQHLRYEHIIKDVNGEYWIRKAREKTDNMCDIPLLDIPRMILEKYKTHPECLKKGVVLPVPSNQRMNSYLKEIADICGINKPLSTHVAKHCTFSI; the protein is encoded by the coding sequence ATGGCTATGCAGAGAAACTACTTTACGATTCTTTTCCTCATCAAGAAGTCTAAACTCCTAAAAAACGGAGAGGCACCCATTTGTATGCGTATAACGGTTAACGGGCAACGGGCCGAGATACAGATTAAAAGAAGCGTGGACATTTCCAAGTGGAATTCTCAAAAGGAATGTGCCATAGGTAAGGAAAGGAAATCTATGGAATTGAACCATTATCTGGATACGGTCCGTATGAAAGTTTTACAGATCCACAGGGAACTGGAGCAGGACGGGAAGCCGATCACGGCCGATGTCTTAAAAAGACGTTATTACGGGGAGGGAGACTCTCCGAAGATGCTGCTGGAGGTTTTCCAGGAACATAACCGAAAGTACAGGGAGTTGATGGGCAAGGTTTATGTCGCCGGGACTGTCCTGCGCTATGAACGGACCGCGAGGTATCTGGGTGAACTGCTGCAAAAGGAATACAGGATGAACGATATACCTTTGAAAGAGATAAACCATGAGTTCATCGCCCGGTTTGAGCACTATGTAAAAACAGAAAAATCATGTGCCCAGAATGCCACGGTAAAATATCTGAAAAACTTCAAGAAGATAATAAAAGTGGCGCTTGTGAACAAATGGATAACGGACGATCCTTTTCTGGAGATTCATTTTAAACAAACAAAAACGAACCGGGCGTTCCTTACGGAAGAGGAATTGAACATACTTCTGAAAAAGGAATTCACCATTCCCCGCCTGCAAACGGTCAGGGACATATTCGTGTTTTGTGCGCTGACCGGGCTGGCCTTTACCGATGTACAGCACTTGCGATATGAACACATAATAAAGGATGTCAATGGCGAGTACTGGATAAGAAAAGCCCGGGAAAAGACGGACAACATGTGTGACATTCCACTGTTGGACATTCCACGGATGATTTTGGAGAAGTACAAGACACATCCGGAATGCCTGAAAAAAGGAGTGGTCTTGCCGGTACCCAGTAACCAGCGGATGAACAGTTATTTGAAAGAGATCGCTGACATATGCGGTATCAATAAACCACTGAGCACGCATGTGGCAAAACATTGTACATTCTCTATATAG
- a CDS encoding potassium-transporting ATPase subunit F, translated as MFLALFILCVVIFGYLMYVLIKPEKF; from the coding sequence ATGTTTTTAGCACTGTTTATACTTTGTGTAGTGATTTTCGGGTATTTGATGTATGTCCTGATTAAGCCCGAAAAGTTTTAG
- a CDS encoding aspartate kinase: MKVLKFGGTSVGSAQRIKNVASIVCDQEQKIVVLSAMAGTTNSLVEISECFHKKDPEKANAVLSSLEQAYVNHIEELYRSDVYKEKAMQYMLERFQHVWSFSNMPFSVFDEKEILVQGELISTFLMACYLEEQGVEVALLPALNFMRITVDNEPDMEYISKHLKVLLEQNKEAEIYITQGFICRNAYGSIDNLERGGSDYTASLIGAAIQAEEIQIWTDIDGMHNNDPRFVNDTAPVRQLNFDEAAKLAHFGAKILHPACILPAKEKNIPVRLLNALQPSASGTLISNTAEKEAIKAVAAKDNITYVKIKSLHTIPTPHFLSIVFDTFYNYNTPVDMVTTSDIGVSVAIDNDKHIDEIVGVLREYATITVEKNMVIVCVVGDLEWQNVGFEARIINALKDIPVRMISYGGSSSNVSLVMKAEDKVHALKALSEHLFSVSDIY, encoded by the coding sequence ATGAAAGTATTAAAATTTGGTGGTACTTCAGTCGGTTCTGCCCAGCGGATCAAGAATGTTGCGTCAATAGTTTGCGATCAGGAACAGAAAATAGTAGTGCTCTCTGCTATGGCTGGGACAACAAACTCTTTAGTGGAGATATCTGAATGTTTTCACAAAAAAGATCCGGAAAAAGCCAATGCGGTCCTTTCTTCCTTGGAGCAGGCTTATGTCAATCATATAGAAGAATTATACCGGAGCGATGTCTACAAGGAAAAAGCCATGCAATACATGCTCGAACGGTTTCAACATGTCTGGTCTTTCTCAAATATGCCTTTCAGCGTATTCGATGAAAAGGAAATCTTGGTGCAGGGTGAGTTGATATCGACTTTTCTGATGGCCTGTTATCTGGAAGAACAGGGGGTGGAGGTTGCTTTATTGCCTGCGTTGAACTTCATGCGGATTACGGTGGACAATGAACCGGATATGGAATATATCTCTAAACACCTAAAGGTTCTTTTGGAGCAAAACAAGGAGGCTGAAATATATATCACGCAAGGTTTTATTTGCCGGAATGCCTACGGCAGTATTGACAACTTGGAAAGGGGAGGAAGTGATTACACCGCCTCTTTAATCGGAGCGGCTATCCAAGCAGAAGAGATACAGATATGGACGGATATTGACGGAATGCATAATAATGATCCACGGTTTGTCAATGATACCGCTCCTGTCAGACAATTGAACTTCGACGAAGCAGCCAAGTTGGCGCATTTCGGTGCTAAGATACTGCATCCGGCTTGTATCCTACCTGCCAAGGAAAAGAACATTCCGGTACGCCTTTTGAACGCGTTGCAACCAAGTGCGTCAGGTACATTGATCTCGAACACTGCTGAAAAAGAGGCGATCAAAGCTGTTGCCGCCAAAGACAATATCACATATGTCAAGATCAAGTCGCTACATACGATACCGACACCTCATTTTCTGAGCATCGTGTTTGATACATTCTATAATTACAATACACCGGTGGACATGGTGACTACTTCTGATATCGGAGTTTCCGTAGCGATTGATAATGACAAGCACATAGACGAGATTGTGGGTGTATTAAGGGAATACGCAACGATTACAGTCGAAAAGAATATGGTGATTGTTTGTGTTGTTGGTGACTTGGAATGGCAAAATGTCGGTTTTGAGGCACGCATCATCAATGCGTTGAAAGATATTCCCGTACGAATGATTTCATACGGTGGTAGTAGTAGTAACGTATCGTTGGTGATGAAAGCGGAGGATAAAGTGCATGCCTTAAAGGCGCTCAGTGAACACCTATTTTCCGTATCTGACATTTATTAA
- a CDS encoding ATP-binding protein, translating to MKMNIKTKLTYGIGLLFVLITLLGGLAIKNIHNVSDDTQNILADNYNSLLYSRQMLESLDAIRENPNARKNFEAGLEAQRNNLTEKDEDVLTNRLSSYCEKALDDMDDESIRQIRQTIYTIMAVNMSAIYEKNEVAVHTAKRSLFGIWTVGIACITIAFLFLVRLPRSVSVQIRKLTDGIKEITNANYSKRLDLGNEPEFKEIATLFNEMAERLAEYRNSSLEDILQGKKYIETIINSIAEPIIGLSKERKILFVNDEALTVLNLTRENIIGRPAPEVALKNDLLRRLIRQLVHPDDNKDPLKIYADNKESYFQVKYIPINVNKQTGLESKYVGDVILLKNVTEFKEKDIAKTTFISTISHELKTLISAIMMSLKLLEDNRIGKLNTEQESLSRNIKENSDRLLEITSELLKMSQVESGKLYLNPKITKPIELINYAIKANQVQAERFNCQIEVEYPEKIAKLFVDSEKIAWVVTNLLSNAIRYSSENGRIVIGARQIDKAVEIYVKDFGKGIDSRYHESIFDHYFRVPGTKVQGSGLGLAISKDFVEAHGGTIHIESEVGKGSTFVVRFNV from the coding sequence ATAAAAATGAATATAAAAACAAAGTTGACTTATGGAATAGGGCTTTTATTTGTCTTGATCACTTTATTAGGGGGATTGGCTATAAAAAACATTCATAATGTATCAGATGACACGCAGAATATTCTGGCGGATAATTATAATTCACTCCTTTATTCCCGTCAGATGCTTGAGTCATTGGATGCCATTCGGGAAAATCCGAATGCCCGAAAAAACTTTGAGGCCGGGTTGGAGGCTCAGAGAAACAATCTGACAGAGAAGGATGAAGACGTACTGACCAACCGGTTAAGTTCGTACTGTGAAAAGGCATTGGATGACATGGATGATGAATCGATTCGGCAAATACGCCAGACGATCTATACCATTATGGCGGTCAATATGTCTGCCATTTATGAAAAGAATGAAGTGGCTGTCCACACAGCGAAAAGATCTCTTTTTGGGATCTGGACGGTAGGGATTGCTTGTATCACGATCGCTTTCCTCTTTCTGGTTCGTTTACCACGTTCGGTCAGCGTACAGATCCGGAAATTGACGGATGGCATCAAGGAAATCACCAATGCCAATTACAGTAAGCGGCTCGATTTGGGGAATGAGCCGGAGTTCAAGGAAATAGCTACATTGTTTAACGAGATGGCTGAGCGATTGGCCGAATACAGGAACAGTTCGCTGGAAGATATCCTGCAGGGAAAAAAATATATAGAAACAATTATCAACAGCATAGCAGAACCTATCATAGGCTTGAGTAAGGAACGGAAGATTTTGTTTGTTAATGACGAGGCTTTGACTGTTTTGAATTTGACGCGGGAAAACATTATTGGCAGGCCGGCTCCCGAAGTGGCGTTAAAAAATGATTTGCTCCGCCGTTTGATTCGGCAATTAGTTCATCCCGATGACAATAAGGACCCGTTGAAAATTTACGCAGACAATAAAGAAAGCTATTTTCAGGTAAAATACATTCCGATCAACGTCAACAAGCAGACCGGACTAGAGAGTAAGTATGTCGGGGATGTGATCTTGTTGAAGAACGTGACCGAATTTAAAGAAAAAGATATTGCAAAGACAACCTTTATTTCGACGATTTCCCATGAACTGAAAACACTGATATCAGCTATTATGATGAGCTTGAAATTACTGGAAGATAACAGGATAGGAAAGCTAAATACAGAACAGGAGAGCCTTTCTAGGAACATAAAGGAGAATAGCGATCGTTTGTTGGAGATCACTAGTGAATTGTTGAAGATGTCACAGGTAGAGAGTGGTAAGCTCTATTTGAATCCGAAGATTACCAAACCGATCGAACTGATTAACTATGCCATCAAGGCGAACCAGGTACAAGCCGAGCGTTTTAACTGTCAGATCGAAGTGGAATATCCCGAAAAGATTGCCAAGTTGTTTGTTGACAGCGAGAAGATTGCTTGGGTTGTGACCAATCTGTTGTCGAACGCCATCCGTTATTCATCGGAGAACGGGAGGATCGTCATCGGTGCACGACAGATCGACAAAGCCGTCGAGATTTATGTCAAGGACTTCGGAAAGGGCATTGATTCGCGTTACCACGAAAGTATTTTTGATCACTATTTCCGTGTCCCAGGAACAAAAGTACAAGGTAGTGGTTTAGGACTTGCCATCAGCAAGGACTTTGTGGAAGCTCATGGTGGTACGATCCATATCGAAAGCGAAGTCGGTAAAGGTAGTACGTTCGTGGTTAGATTTAATGTATAA
- a CDS encoding K(+)-transporting ATPase subunit C translates to MISNLFKSLRLTIAFCLFFSVFYIFVLWLFAQVAGPNKGNAELVTLNGKVVGAANVGQNFTQDIYFWGRPSHAGDGYDASSSAGSNKGPSNEEHLALLEERIDTFLVHHPYLTREKVPAEIITASSSGLDPHISPKAAYVQAKRVADARGWSEEKVITIVNSHVEKPLLGMFGTEKVNVLKLNVALDKAAENK, encoded by the coding sequence ATGATATCAAATCTTTTTAAATCATTAAGACTGACAATTGCGTTTTGTTTGTTCTTCAGTGTTTTCTACATCTTCGTTTTGTGGTTGTTTGCCCAAGTGGCAGGACCGAATAAGGGCAATGCTGAACTGGTTACATTGAATGGAAAAGTAGTGGGGGCTGCCAATGTTGGTCAGAATTTTACACAAGATATTTATTTCTGGGGCCGTCCTTCCCATGCCGGTGACGGTTACGATGCATCCAGTTCGGCAGGTAGTAACAAGGGACCTTCCAATGAAGAACATTTGGCCTTGTTGGAAGAACGTATTGATACATTTTTGGTCCATCATCCTTACCTAACCCGTGAAAAAGTTCCGGCTGAAATCATCACGGCCAGTAGCTCCGGTTTGGATCCACATATCTCACCGAAAGCCGCTTATGTACAGGCTAAACGTGTAGCGGACGCTCGTGGTTGGTCGGAAGAAAAGGTGATAACAATCGTGAACTCACATGTTGAGAAACCTTTATTGGGCATGTTCGGTACAGAAAAAGTAAACGTGTTGAAATTAAACGTTGCGCTTGATAAAGCTGCTGAAAACAAATAA
- a CDS encoding Hpt domain-containing protein, whose translation MLGLFVSESRKDIDRLSAAVKEKDSREIISILHRNLPLWETVRLDYPVAVLRVLVKSDAGQWEDEEYVKIEKIIGAVRELISYAELMRKERQE comes from the coding sequence GAGCCGCAAGGACATTGACAGGCTGTCAGCCGCCGTGAAAGAAAAGGACAGCCGGGAAATCATTTCCATCCTCCACAGGAACCTGCCGTTGTGGGAGACGGTACGTCTGGACTATCCGGTGGCGGTTCTGAGAGTGCTGGTCAAATCCGACGCGGGCCAATGGGAGGATGAGGAATATGTGAAAATAGAAAAAATAATCGGTGCCGTCAGGGAACTGATATCCTATGCGGAACTGATGCGGAAAGAGAGACAGGAATGA
- the kdpB gene encoding potassium-transporting ATPase subunit KdpB has product MRNNKAASLFPKELVIESLKQSFVKLNPRVMFRNPIMFIVEVVTFVMLFVTIWAVATGDTTQGSFGYNMLVFIVLFATLLFANFAEAIAEARGKAQADSLRKTREETPARLCVGNKIETVSSSQLKKGDIFICEAGDTIPSDGEIIEGLASIDESAITGESAPVIREAGGDKSSVTGGTKVLSDQIRVKVTTEPGESFLDKMIALVEGASRQKTPNEIALTILLAGFTLVFVVVCGTLKPFADYSNTTITIAAFISLFVCLIPTTIGGLLSAIGIAGMDRALSANVITKSGKAVETAGDIDTLLLDKTGTITIGNRKATQFYPVSGIDEHSFAQACLLSSLSDDTPEGKSIVELGREKGVRVHDLNTSGSKMIKFTAETKCSGVDLANGTRIRKGAFEAIRKMSEAAGNKYPKEVADLVQKITSNGGTPLVVSQDDFIIGVIELQDIIKPGIQERFERLRKMGVKTVMVTGDNPLTAKYIAEKAGVDDYIAEAKPEDKMNYIRKEQENGKLVAMMGDGTNDAPALAQANVGVAMNSGTQAAKEAGNMVDLDNDPTKLIEIVEIGKQLLMTRGTLTTFSIANDVAKYFAIVPALFMVTIPALAPMNIMHLHSPESAILSAIIFNAIIIPILIPLALRGVAYKPIGASALLRRNLLIYGLGGVIVPFIGIKLIDMIVGLFM; this is encoded by the coding sequence ATGAGAAATAACAAAGCTGCTTCTTTATTTCCAAAGGAGCTCGTTATAGAAAGTTTGAAGCAATCATTCGTTAAGTTAAATCCGCGGGTGATGTTCCGTAACCCGATCATGTTTATCGTAGAGGTGGTGACATTCGTCATGTTGTTCGTTACTATATGGGCAGTAGCCACAGGCGATACGACGCAAGGATCTTTCGGTTACAACATGTTAGTATTTATTGTATTGTTCGCAACGCTGCTTTTCGCAAATTTCGCAGAGGCGATTGCAGAAGCACGTGGTAAAGCACAGGCCGACAGTTTGCGTAAGACTCGTGAAGAGACTCCGGCTCGTTTGTGTGTCGGTAATAAGATCGAGACTGTCAGTTCTTCTCAGTTGAAGAAAGGCGACATCTTTATTTGTGAAGCCGGCGATACGATTCCTTCCGATGGTGAGATCATCGAAGGCCTGGCTTCTATCGACGAAAGCGCCATTACGGGTGAATCTGCTCCGGTGATCCGTGAAGCAGGCGGTGACAAGAGTTCGGTTACTGGTGGTACGAAAGTATTGTCAGATCAGATTAGAGTAAAAGTCACAACTGAACCGGGTGAAAGTTTCTTGGACAAGATGATTGCTTTGGTAGAAGGTGCTTCACGCCAAAAGACTCCGAACGAAATTGCCTTGACAATCCTACTGGCAGGTTTTACACTGGTATTCGTTGTTGTTTGCGGTACTTTGAAACCGTTTGCTGATTATTCTAACACGACGATTACGATCGCTGCCTTTATCTCTTTGTTTGTTTGTTTGATTCCGACTACGATTGGTGGTTTGTTGTCAGCTATCGGTATTGCAGGTATGGATCGTGCGTTGTCTGCTAATGTAATCACCAAATCCGGTAAGGCGGTTGAAACGGCTGGTGATATTGATACTTTACTACTCGACAAGACCGGTACAATCACGATTGGTAATCGCAAAGCAACCCAGTTCTATCCAGTATCTGGCATTGATGAACACTCTTTTGCACAGGCTTGTTTGCTGTCCTCTCTTTCTGACGATACGCCTGAAGGTAAGTCAATCGTAGAACTGGGACGTGAAAAAGGTGTACGTGTACATGATCTGAATACATCCGGATCGAAAATGATCAAATTTACGGCTGAGACAAAATGTTCAGGTGTAGATTTGGCAAATGGTACTCGTATCCGTAAAGGCGCTTTCGAAGCCATCCGTAAGATGAGTGAGGCTGCAGGTAACAAATACCCGAAAGAGGTTGCCGATTTAGTTCAGAAGATCACGAGCAACGGTGGTACTCCACTGGTTGTTTCACAGGACGACTTCATTATCGGTGTGATTGAATTACAGGATATTATCAAACCGGGTATCCAGGAACGTTTCGAGCGTCTGCGTAAGATGGGTGTGAAGACGGTAATGGTAACTGGTGATAACCCATTGACCGCAAAATATATCGCAGAAAAAGCAGGTGTAGACGATTATATCGCTGAGGCCAAACCGGAAGACAAGATGAACTATATCCGTAAGGAGCAGGAAAACGGTAAGCTGGTCGCTATGATGGGTGACGGAACGAATGATGCTCCGGCTTTGGCTCAAGCAAATGTTGGTGTGGCAATGAATAGTGGTACACAGGCTGCCAAGGAAGCTGGTAATATGGTTGATTTGGATAATGATCCAACGAAACTGATCGAGATTGTCGAAATTGGTAAACAGTTGCTGATGACTCGCGGAACGCTGACTACTTTCAGTATAGCTAACGACGTGGCTAAGTATTTCGCGATTGTTCCGGCTCTATTCATGGTTACAATCCCTGCATTGGCCCCAATGAACATTATGCACTTGCATAGCCCGGAATCAGCGATCCTGAGTGCGATCATCTTCAATGCAATCATTATCCCGATTCTGATCCCACTGGCGTTACGCGGTGTAGCTTATAAACCGATTGGTGCTTCTGCATTGCTTCGTCGCAACTTGCTGATTTACGGTTTGGGCGGTGTGATTGTCCCGTTCATTGGTATTAAGTTGATAGATATGATTGTAGGTTTATTCATGTAA
- a CDS encoding sigma-54-dependent transcriptional regulator, giving the protein MKTILILEDDVIFSRSIGNWLKKKGMATEHATTLSAARKALSAREFDLVLADLRLPDGNSTSLLEWMNERFYATPFLIMTNYGQVENAVEAMQLGAANYLCKPVQPDKLLEAIGKIFSRSRNDGSEFYRGESAKEREMYRLVGLVARSDISVLIRGASGTGKEHIARELHEQSHRRNKPFVPVDCGTITGDLAKSEFFGHRKGTFTGAYGDRCGLFQTADRGTLFLDEIGNLSPETQILLLRALQERRYKPVGSTREYAFDVRLVAATNENLERAISEGRFREDLFHRLNEFTINVPPLSECGEDILPLAEFFMRHFSEKHRKPIRGFNSLAAVSLQKYPWPGNIRELKNCIQRAVLLSADGWISLEGLNLDLTVGREETASLSEEEKEKRLLLKTLEEAEGNRARTARMLGISRTSLYEKLKKYRII; this is encoded by the coding sequence ATGAAAACGATACTTATTTTGGAAGATGACGTGATTTTTAGCCGCAGCATCGGCAACTGGCTGAAGAAGAAGGGGATGGCGACCGAACATGCTACGACGCTGTCAGCTGCCCGCAAGGCCCTTTCCGCAAGGGAATTCGACCTTGTCCTTGCAGATCTCCGCCTGCCGGACGGGAACAGCACCTCCCTGCTGGAATGGATGAACGAGAGGTTCTACGCCACCCCGTTCCTTATCATGACCAACTACGGGCAGGTGGAGAACGCGGTGGAAGCCATGCAGCTGGGGGCGGCCAACTACCTGTGCAAGCCCGTCCAGCCGGACAAGTTGCTGGAAGCTATCGGAAAGATATTCAGCCGTTCTCGGAATGACGGGAGTGAGTTCTACCGCGGGGAGAGTGCCAAAGAGCGGGAAATGTACCGGTTAGTGGGGCTGGTGGCACGTTCCGACATTTCCGTGCTCATTCGAGGAGCCTCCGGTACGGGAAAGGAGCATATCGCCCGCGAACTGCATGAACAAAGCCACCGTAGGAACAAGCCTTTTGTCCCGGTGGACTGCGGAACCATTACCGGCGATCTTGCCAAATCTGAATTTTTTGGGCACCGCAAGGGGACGTTCACCGGAGCCTACGGTGACAGGTGCGGACTGTTCCAGACGGCTGATAGGGGTACGCTGTTCTTGGATGAGATCGGCAACCTTTCCCCCGAGACACAGATACTCCTGTTGCGTGCCCTACAGGAAAGACGCTACAAGCCCGTCGGCTCTACCCGGGAATACGCCTTTGATGTCCGTCTGGTAGCCGCCACGAATGAAAACCTGGAGAGGGCGATATCCGAAGGGCGTTTCCGGGAGGACCTGTTCCATCGCCTGAACGAGTTCACCATCAATGTCCCCCCTCTCTCGGAATGCGGGGAGGACATACTTCCGTTAGCGGAGTTCTTTATGAGGCATTTTTCTGAAAAGCACCGTAAGCCCATACGCGGTTTCAACAGTCTGGCTGCGGTTTCATTACAAAAATATCCCTGGCCCGGCAACATACGCGAACTGAAAAACTGCATCCAACGTGCTGTCCTGCTCTCTGCAGACGGATGGATCTCACTGGAGGGGCTGAATCTGGACCTCACTGTTGGACGGGAGGAAACCGCTTCTCTCTCAGAAGAGGAGAAAGAAAAACGGCTGCTTCTCAAGACCCTTGAAGAGGCAGAGGGCAACCGTGCCCGTACGGCCAGGATGCTCGGTATCAGCCGGACCTCCTTGTACGAGAAATTAAAAAAATACCGGATTATATGA